The Coleofasciculus chthonoplastes PCC 7420 sequence TTGCCGACCATGTATGATTTACCCAGTGATAATCCGGAGGACCCTGGATTGCCTGATGAGTTTCACTTTTTTCAACCCCTGCTACTCCTTTTAACCTTTCAACCAACTAATTGGAATTGGGAGGAGGTGTTTTCTGCCTGCGATTTGAATCTTTATTATGATGTTAATCATACTCACTGGTACAAGCGTCCCGATTGGTTTGGCGTTGTCGGAATTCCTCGCTTGTATGAACAGCGAGAGTTGCGTTTAAGTTATGTGATTTGGCAAGAGCAAATTAGTCCTTTTGTGGTAGTGGAGTTATTATCTCCGGGGACGGAAGATGAGGATTTTGGACGGACAATACCCCAAGCCGGAAGTCCACCGACAAAATGGCAGGTTTATGAAAAGATTTTGCGGGTACCGTACTATGTGATTTTTAGCCGCTATACCTTGGAACTGCAAATCTTTCATTTAGTTGAGGGGAAGTATCAACGGGTGAATTTAACCGATAATCGGTTGGTCATACCCGAATTAGGGTTAAGCTTGGGATTATGGTCAGGACGGTTTCGTGAGATTCGTGGGCAATGGTTGCGATGGATGACCCCTTCAGGCGAGTTGATTCCCACGGATAATGAACAGGCTGTATTTGCTGAACAACGGGCAATCGCCGCCGAAGAACGCGCTCAGCAGGAAGCTGAATTCGCTCGATTAGCCCAAGAACGCGCCCAGCAGGAAGCCCAACGCGCACAATTAGCTGAAGAACGCGCCCAACAGGAAGCCCAACGCGCACAATTAGCTGAAGAACAGGCACTTGCTGCTGAGGAACGCGCCCAGCAATTGGCGCAACGGTTGCGAGAATTAGGGATTGATCCAGATAATATATAGGGCAAGATTAGCTGTCATGCATT is a genomic window containing:
- a CDS encoding Uma2 family endonuclease — encoded protein: MIRLPTQSNPPDSPRQTLPTMYDLPSDNPEDPGLPDEFHFFQPLLLLLTFQPTNWNWEEVFSACDLNLYYDVNHTHWYKRPDWFGVVGIPRLYEQRELRLSYVIWQEQISPFVVVELLSPGTEDEDFGRTIPQAGSPPTKWQVYEKILRVPYYVIFSRYTLELQIFHLVEGKYQRVNLTDNRLVIPELGLSLGLWSGRFREIRGQWLRWMTPSGELIPTDNEQAVFAEQRAIAAEERAQQEAEFARLAQERAQQEAQRAQLAEERAQQEAQRAQLAEEQALAAEERAQQLAQRLRELGIDPDNI